Proteins found in one Quercus robur chromosome 2, dhQueRobu3.1, whole genome shotgun sequence genomic segment:
- the LOC126708526 gene encoding abscisic acid receptor PYL2-like has product MDPNQVPPHGLTQEQYLELEPIIHNYHQFEPSPNTCSALITQLIDAPAHAVWPFLRSFENPHKYKHFIKSCNMKGDGGVGSIREVTVVSGLPASTSTERLEILDDEKHVLSFRVLGGEHRLNNYRSVTSVNEFNKEDKVYTIVLESYIVDIPAGNTGEDTKMFVDTVIKLNLQKLASVAMASLHGHEFDGCSGGGGDGGGFDSV; this is encoded by the coding sequence ATGGATCCAAACCAAGTTCCCCCTCATGGTCTAACCCAAGAACAATACCTCGAGCTCGAGCCCATCATTCACAACTACCACCAGTTCGAACCCTCACCCAACACATGCTCAGCCCTAATAACACAACTTATCGATGCTCCAGCACATGCTGTATGGCCTTTCCTTCGAAGCTTCGAAAACCCTCATAAATACAAGCATTTCATCAAAAGTTGCAACATGAAAGGTGATGGTGGGGTTGGAAGCATAAGAGAGGTCACGGTGGTTTCGGGGCTTCCAGCCTCGACAAGCACCGAGAGGCTTGAGATTTTGGATGATGAAAAGCATGTATTAAGCTTTAGGGTTTTGGGGGGTGAGCACAGGCTCAACAACTATAGGTCAGTCACTTCTGTGAACGAGTTTAACAAGGAAGACAAGGTGTACACCATTGTGTTAGAGTCTTATATTGTAGATATACCAGCTGGGAATACAGGCGAGGATACGAAGATGTTTGTGGACACTGTCATAAAGTTGAACCTTCAGAAGCTTGCCTCAGTTGCCATGGCTTCATTGCATGGACATGAATTCGATGGttgcagtggtggtggtggtgatggcg